Proteins from a single region of Candidatus Binatota bacterium:
- a CDS encoding ArsA family ATPase — protein sequence MSVGGLLSEHRVIVCVGSGGVGKTTIAAALALRAAAEGKRAMVLTIDPARRLAQALGLDSLASGGQRVSEEALAAADCRVSGTLSAGMLEQKGAWDDFIRRSAASDKIAEAILANEFYGHLSVSFAGSAEYMAVEELARIVDSEQYDVVVLDTPPTAHALDFLLAPRRLREFLDRSLLGWLVKPSVAAGKVAWKTARRSLGYVLDRLEEATGAQALASIAEFFVAMDTLFDGVAERGARVSALLESEQTAFVLVAGPDDRVLDESDYLQRRMAELGVPLRAVVINRLAVCPLQPEAPARTEAAALLDGMDSDELARSWLLQLWDDAWRVSQGQEQRLEAFEAQLPKEVRVARVPEMDHDLHELSDLAVVAAEL from the coding sequence GTGAGCGTGGGCGGGCTGCTTTCAGAGCACCGAGTGATTGTGTGCGTGGGTAGCGGCGGGGTGGGCAAAACCACCATCGCGGCGGCGCTGGCTTTGCGAGCTGCCGCCGAGGGCAAACGCGCCATGGTTCTCACCATCGATCCGGCCCGTAGGCTTGCCCAGGCACTGGGGCTGGACTCTCTGGCCAGCGGAGGACAGCGGGTGAGCGAAGAGGCGCTGGCCGCGGCCGACTGTCGCGTGAGCGGTACGCTCAGCGCCGGCATGCTCGAGCAGAAGGGCGCCTGGGACGATTTCATCCGCCGCAGCGCGGCCTCCGACAAAATCGCGGAGGCCATACTGGCTAACGAGTTTTACGGCCACCTGTCGGTTTCCTTCGCGGGTTCTGCCGAATACATGGCCGTTGAGGAACTCGCGCGCATAGTTGACTCCGAGCAGTACGATGTCGTCGTTCTCGACACGCCGCCCACGGCCCACGCGCTGGACTTTCTGCTCGCGCCCCGGCGCCTGCGCGAGTTTCTTGATCGTTCGTTACTGGGGTGGTTGGTCAAGCCGTCGGTCGCGGCAGGAAAAGTGGCGTGGAAGACCGCGCGGCGCAGCCTGGGCTACGTGCTCGACCGCCTGGAGGAGGCTACCGGGGCCCAGGCCCTGGCCTCGATAGCCGAGTTCTTTGTGGCCATGGATACGTTGTTTGACGGTGTCGCTGAGCGAGGGGCCAGGGTGAGCGCGTTGCTCGAAAGCGAGCAGACGGCCTTCGTGCTGGTGGCCGGACCCGACGACAGGGTGCTCGACGAGAGTGACTACCTGCAACGGCGTATGGCTGAGCTGGGTGTTCCCCTGAGGGCGGTGGTGATCAACCGCCTGGCCGTATGCCCGCTGCAACCCGAGGCCCCGGCCCGCACCGAGGCCGCAGCATTGCTCGATGGGATGGATTCGGACGAGCTGGCCCGCAGCTGGCTTCTACAACTGTGGGACGACGCCTGGCGTGTGAGCCAGGGACAGGAACAGCGGCTGGAGGCCTTCGAGGCCCAGCTGCCCAAGGAGGTGAGAGTAGCCAGGGTGCCCGAAATGGATCACGACCTGCACGAGCTGTCCGACCTGGCCGTCGTTGCGGCCGAACTGTAA